The Nitrospinaceae bacterium nucleotide sequence AGATTATGCGGGGAACTCTGCGCTTAGCGGTTGATTCCGACTCTGTCTGCAAGGATTGCTTGAATCGGCGCTTGCCAAAGAGAGCACGGAGGTCCTTTGGGATGGTCAGAATTGCGTACCAGACGCGCCTTCGTTTCTCTAGGTGGGGCATGTTTCGATCTCCTTGCCCCCATGTTATACCCCCACGAAATTCTCGTCAACCCTTTATCCATAGTGTATCTGGTGTGTATAGGTATTTCATGCAGACCCTGGCGGTTGGCCGGGATGAGCGCGATATGCCCGGGGTCGAGGACTTCGATATATTTCACCGTGCAGCCTCCATCCATATCGCGAACAGCGAAAATCGAGTCCGGCATGATGACGCGATCGTTGCGGTCCACCACAGCGACGCAGCCGTCGGCAAGATCGGGCTCCATGCTCTGTCCCGATACTTTCACCGCCACAAGGTTGGAGGAGCGCTGGGTAAATTCTTCAGCGGGAAGAAAGAGCCAGCCCAGTATCGCATCGTCTACGATTCGAGCATTACCGGCGGCAATTTCACCGGAAACCACCGGAACGGGAATCAAGCGGCTGGCTGCCTGCCGTGCCGCCGCATCCTCGCCGGAAGTCAGGCTTATCCGGCATTCGAGCGGGATGGGGGGAAGCGATAAAAGATCGGCGAGCGAAATTTCAAGGGCCTCGGT carries:
- a CDS encoding helix-turn-helix domain-containing protein — protein: MSSSIKFSGKRLRGIREEKKLTRAAVAAATGLAPEDIDKIESSELDPTIGQLHQITEALEISLADLLSLPPIPLECRISLTSGEDAAARQAASRLIPVPVVSGEIAAGNARIVDDAILGWLFLPAEEFTQRSSNLVAVKVSGQSMEPDLADGCVAVVDRNDRVIMPDSIFAVRDMDGGCTVKYIEVLDPGHIALIPANRQGLHEIPIHTRYTMDKGLTRISWGYNMGARRSKHAPPRETKARLVRNSDHPKGPPCSLWQAPIQAILADRVGINR